The following proteins come from a genomic window of Terriglobia bacterium:
- a CDS encoding M28 family peptidase — MSGQDDAGDRPDRSADPAKPGLTWRHVARAVGIAVGIVALACVATLLAIRGPFVFRVPAPPPETPVSAERLRQTVQYLSVDAGPRWYSNVKNLDNAARWIEDRFHECGLEVTTQEYPLREGTYRNVIAQRKGTNPRAGVVIVGAHYDAYGGLPGADDNASGVAVLLELARTPPSAPSRRTQIFVAFVNEEPPLFGSGDMGSARYARKVLEDGTPVDLMIALDLVGFFSDRPGSQHYPLKGLDLVYPSVGDFIAVVGDMGAGRWIEKVKRGMLSSRALPVVSFRAPSVTEVVLYSDHRSFRQLGLPGVMVTDMAFERSPHYHRRTDTLETLDFDKMADVVRAIRGVLWLEGQ; from the coding sequence ATGAGCGGCCAAGACGACGCCGGAGATCGACCCGACCGGTCAGCCGATCCGGCCAAGCCGGGCCTGACGTGGCGGCACGTGGCCAGGGCGGTGGGCATCGCCGTCGGCATCGTCGCCCTCGCGTGCGTGGCGACGCTTCTGGCGATCCGGGGTCCGTTCGTGTTCCGCGTCCCGGCCCCCCCGCCCGAAACTCCGGTTTCCGCGGAACGGCTTCGGCAGACCGTCCAGTACCTCTCGGTGGACGCCGGTCCGCGGTGGTACTCGAACGTCAAGAACCTCGACAACGCCGCGCGCTGGATCGAAGACCGCTTCCACGAGTGCGGCCTCGAGGTGACGACCCAGGAGTATCCGTTGCGGGAAGGCACGTACCGCAACGTGATCGCCCAGAGGAAGGGAACGAATCCGAGGGCGGGGGTGGTCATCGTCGGCGCGCACTACGATGCTTACGGTGGATTGCCAGGCGCCGACGACAACGCGAGCGGCGTCGCGGTGCTCCTCGAGCTGGCGCGCACGCCGCCTTCGGCTCCGTCACGACGGACCCAGATCTTCGTCGCCTTCGTCAACGAGGAGCCCCCGCTGTTCGGATCCGGCGACATGGGCAGCGCGCGCTACGCACGCAAGGTGCTCGAGGACGGGACTCCGGTCGACCTCATGATCGCGCTCGACCTCGTCGGGTTCTTCTCGGACCGGCCGGGGAGCCAGCACTACCCGCTCAAGGGCCTGGATCTCGTGTACCCGAGCGTGGGCGACTTCATCGCCGTCGTCGGGGACATGGGAGCCGGACGCTGGATCGAGAAGGTCAAGCGGGGGATGCTCTCGTCCCGGGCCCTGCCCGTCGTGTCGTTCCGGGCGCCCAGCGTCACGGAGGTCGTCCTCTACTCCGACCACAGATCGTTCCGGCAGTTGGGATTGCCGGGGGTCATGGTCACCGACATGGCCTTCGAGCGGTCACCCCACTATCACCGGAGGACGGACACTCTGGAGACCCTCGACTTCGACAAGATGGCCGACGTCGTCCGTGCGATTCGAGGGGTCCTCTGGTTGGAGGGCCAGTGA
- a CDS encoding cohesin domain-containing protein, protein MSCKGDRVRVAGLMLVIVAIAGACNDSDVVAPGESTMTLAADPSRVVFPASDPTPIAARLAAHVRTSDGAPRHGAAVTFSATAGVLASAGAPVDTDSNGLAQDVLTVPYDAPGSIEVAATSGTLTKTVAIVVEKERPPAPAIVRLVPTAPSYRVGDNVVVEVRIENGTGVGSVPFHLRYNRQTLEFVPPGIEGPFLGSDGVGTVFLASDVPGGGEVVVGLSRLGGGQGVSGSGLLATFGFQAVAAGDCGLAFTDGSVKNGQAMNLPSTFLTASVQVAP, encoded by the coding sequence GTGAGCTGCAAGGGAGACCGCGTTCGGGTTGCCGGGCTGATGCTCGTGATCGTGGCGATCGCCGGGGCCTGCAACGACAGCGACGTCGTGGCCCCGGGCGAATCGACCATGACCCTGGCCGCCGATCCGAGCCGGGTCGTCTTCCCGGCGAGCGACCCGACTCCGATTGCCGCCCGTCTCGCGGCGCATGTGCGGACGTCCGACGGCGCTCCCCGGCACGGGGCGGCCGTCACGTTCAGCGCGACCGCGGGAGTCCTCGCCTCCGCCGGGGCGCCGGTCGACACCGACTCCAACGGCTTGGCGCAGGACGTGCTGACGGTGCCTTACGACGCGCCGGGCTCGATCGAGGTCGCCGCGACTTCCGGGACGCTGACGAAGACGGTCGCGATCGTCGTCGAGAAGGAAAGGCCTCCTGCTCCGGCGATCGTCCGGCTGGTTCCCACCGCTCCGTCGTACAGGGTGGGGGACAACGTCGTCGTCGAGGTGCGAATAGAAAACGGTACGGGGGTCGGCTCCGTGCCGTTCCACTTGCGGTACAACCGTCAGACGCTGGAATTCGTGCCCCCGGGGATCGAGGGGCCCTTTCTCGGGAGCGACGGAGTCGGGACGGTATTTCTCGCGAGCGACGTCCCGGGCGGCGGCGAGGTTGTGGTGGGCCTGTCCCGCCTGGGGGGCGGCCAGGGAGTGAGCGGCTCCGGGCTCCTTGCGACCTTCGGGTTCCAGGCGGTCGCCGCCGGGGACTGCGGGCTCGCGTTCACGGACGGGAGCGTGAAGAACGGTCAGGCGATGAATCTCCCCTCCACGTTCCTCACGGCGTCGGTCCAAGTCGCGCCCTGA
- a CDS encoding RluA family pseudouridine synthase, translating to MSGERDPRETAAVNGGFLYTEIIDGREEGRSLLDHLASRHAHSSPAEWRERIEAGLVLVDGRPAGEGDTLRRGQRVTWSRPPWEEPEAPMTYAVLHEDSALLAVSKPSGLPTLPGGGYLDHTLLALVRKRYPRAVPMHRLGRGTSGIVLFALTSHASRAVARAWRERRVTKVYRAVVEGSPEKDVFVVDTRIGRVPHPLLGTVHAARPDGSPSRSEVRVLERRGATSLVEVRIETGRPHQIRIHMAACGHPLAGDPLYAAGGGLRGEGEALPGSTGYLLHALRLALSHPETGEPFVVECPPPRALRGSKDSEGHSAAEPAESNEEID from the coding sequence ATGAGCGGGGAGCGCGATCCTCGGGAGACTGCGGCTGTGAACGGCGGCTTCCTGTACACCGAGATCATCGACGGCCGCGAAGAGGGGCGCTCGCTTCTCGACCATCTCGCGTCGCGCCACGCGCACAGCTCGCCGGCCGAGTGGCGGGAGCGCATCGAGGCGGGCCTCGTCCTCGTCGACGGCCGTCCCGCGGGTGAGGGGGACACCCTGCGCAGAGGCCAGAGGGTGACCTGGAGCCGGCCGCCTTGGGAAGAGCCCGAGGCGCCGATGACCTACGCGGTGCTCCACGAGGACTCCGCGCTGCTGGCCGTCTCGAAGCCCTCGGGGCTCCCCACGCTGCCGGGGGGCGGCTACCTCGACCACACCCTCCTCGCGCTGGTGCGGAAGCGCTACCCGCGCGCCGTTCCCATGCACCGGCTCGGGCGCGGGACCTCGGGCATCGTGCTCTTCGCCTTGACGTCCCACGCGTCGCGGGCCGTCGCGAGGGCATGGCGGGAGCGCCGGGTCACCAAGGTCTACCGGGCAGTCGTGGAGGGCAGCCCGGAGAAGGACGTCTTCGTGGTGGACACCCGGATCGGGCGCGTCCCGCACCCGTTGCTCGGCACCGTCCACGCCGCCCGCCCGGACGGCTCGCCCTCGCGCAGCGAGGTCCGGGTCCTCGAGCGCAGGGGAGCGACGAGCCTGGTGGAGGTGCGGATCGAGACGGGACGTCCCCACCAGATCCGCATCCACATGGCCGCGTGCGGTCACCCTTTGGCCGGCGATCCTCTCTACGCCGCGGGGGGCGGCCTGCGCGGGGAAGGCGAGGCGCTCCCCGGCAGCACCGGCTACCTCCTGCACGCCCTGCGGCTCGCCCTGTCCCACCCGGAGACGGGCGAGCCCTTCGTGGTGGAGTGCCCGCCCCCGCGCGCGCTCAGGGGCTCGAAGGACTCGGAGGGGCACTCGGCCGCAGAGCCGGCCGAAAGCAACGAGGAGATCGACTGA